From Zavarzinella sp., one genomic window encodes:
- a CDS encoding carbohydrate porin, producing MGVVMFAHRWSIVRYTAIVINLSVCFVVSAQPPVNTPADVQQMPRITLEPESNKEQVLPLPPTETTELPAENPYIGELFNRSRLTGDWWGQRSALADQGLTFDLFATQFYQGITSGGQEQTWEYGGKLDYLFNVDAGKLGIMQGLFINLHGETRYGRSINEIDGLLAPGNIPLNFPEADENITSLTGFKITQALSENFALYLGKINTLDEYPLRYSPGLGTNKPGLEGFMNTSLVFNPIAARTIPYSTAAVGAAILSEGEPLFTFTVFDPEERATKGFENIYETGVVLVPDLILRGKPFGLPAILNIGGTWSNAEYRSFDPAAYLRVINQVLRGNPAANATPPVEDGSWSVYTNFYQSLWMDPCDEKRTWGVFGQFGISDGNPNPIRFVANGGIGGRSMLPGRTLDTFGIGYFYLGLSNNAKALARPFNPQQDEYGVEVFYNYAITPWARLTFDIEIARPSTVGLGTTVIPGIRFQMLF from the coding sequence GTGGGAGTGGTCATGTTTGCTCACAGATGGTCGATCGTTCGTTATACAGCCATCGTAATCAATTTATCCGTTTGCTTTGTCGTTTCTGCTCAGCCCCCGGTCAATACACCCGCAGATGTACAGCAAATGCCACGTATCACTCTGGAACCCGAATCGAACAAGGAACAAGTACTCCCGCTGCCTCCGACAGAAACTACTGAATTACCAGCAGAAAATCCGTACATAGGCGAATTGTTCAATCGTTCAAGATTGACAGGAGACTGGTGGGGCCAACGGTCGGCATTGGCTGATCAAGGCCTGACATTTGATCTGTTTGCAACACAGTTTTACCAGGGAATCACGAGTGGAGGTCAGGAGCAGACTTGGGAATATGGTGGCAAACTAGACTACTTGTTTAATGTAGATGCCGGGAAATTGGGCATCATGCAAGGATTGTTTATCAATCTGCATGGTGAAACCAGATATGGTCGATCAATCAACGAGATCGATGGCTTGCTGGCTCCCGGTAATATCCCATTAAACTTTCCCGAAGCAGATGAAAACATCACTTCACTAACAGGATTCAAAATTACTCAGGCACTGTCTGAAAATTTTGCCCTCTATCTTGGGAAAATCAACACACTGGATGAATACCCTCTGCGGTACAGCCCGGGGCTTGGCACCAACAAGCCCGGTTTAGAAGGATTCATGAATACCAGTCTGGTATTTAATCCTATCGCAGCACGAACTATTCCATATTCGACAGCAGCTGTAGGTGCAGCGATATTAAGTGAAGGTGAGCCTTTGTTTACTTTTACTGTGTTCGATCCTGAAGAACGAGCAACGAAAGGATTTGAAAACATCTATGAAACGGGAGTTGTCCTGGTTCCCGATTTAATCCTGCGAGGCAAACCTTTTGGTTTACCTGCGATATTAAATATCGGAGGTACCTGGAGTAATGCGGAATACCGCTCGTTTGATCCTGCTGCTTATTTGCGAGTGATTAATCAGGTACTGAGAGGAAATCCAGCCGCAAATGCCACCCCGCCTGTCGAAGATGGCTCCTGGTCAGTATATACGAACTTTTATCAGTCATTATGGATGGATCCCTGTGATGAAAAACGAACTTGGGGTGTATTCGGTCAGTTCGGTATATCCGATGGAAACCCGAATCCAATTCGCTTTGTTGCGAATGGCGGGATTGGTGGAAGAAGCATGCTACCTGGAAGAACACTGGACACATTTGGCATAGGTTATTTCTATCTTGGCCTTAGCAATAACGCGAAAGCACTTGCAAGACCATTCAATCCACAACAGGATGAATACGGGGTGGAAGTATTCTATAACTATGCGATTACACCTTGGGCAAGGTTGACATTCGATATCGAAATCGCAAGACCGAGTACAGTAGGGCTGGGTACAACTGTAATCCCAGGAATTCGGTTTCAGATGCTATTCTAA
- a CDS encoding prenyltransferase/squalene oxidase repeat-containing protein, with the protein MRKTCLTIWCICLVPIIARADDWTTTVNGGIEFLRKSQNANGSWGTEPRSRGVTGIVVTGLLSTGSVTVDDPMVAKALKYIVNLTNAKEGHLAGNDAVIQLHNYVTSVNVMALKKANQPDKYQKIIDDAVKFLKGLQWNEGEGKKPTDDFFGGAGYDSKSRPDLSNTQFFIEALREAGVPSDDPSLLQALIFVSRCQNLKSEFNTMPWAGKINDGSFIYSAAGGGQTKTSDTPGGDLTGYGSMTYAGIKSMIYCGVSKKDPRYLKAAEWIAKNYTVDANPGMPPALSQRGLYYYYHTMSKALALMETDVVVDDKGVKHEWKKELLTALKKRQKMDGSWINETDRWMEGDPALVTGYVLMTLSQLK; encoded by the coding sequence ATGCGTAAAACCTGCTTGACAATTTGGTGTATCTGCCTGGTGCCGATCATTGCACGTGCGGACGACTGGACAACCACTGTCAATGGTGGGATTGAATTCCTGCGGAAATCGCAAAATGCCAATGGAAGTTGGGGCACCGAGCCACGCAGCCGAGGCGTTACGGGTATTGTGGTAACCGGATTGCTGAGCACCGGCAGTGTGACGGTGGATGATCCGATGGTGGCGAAGGCACTGAAATATATCGTGAATCTTACTAATGCCAAAGAAGGCCACCTTGCCGGGAACGATGCGGTGATTCAGCTGCATAATTACGTCACTTCTGTGAATGTAATGGCACTGAAAAAGGCCAATCAACCGGACAAGTACCAGAAAATCATTGACGATGCCGTAAAATTCCTGAAAGGACTGCAGTGGAACGAGGGTGAAGGGAAAAAGCCCACCGATGACTTCTTTGGTGGGGCAGGGTACGACAGTAAATCCCGCCCCGATCTTTCAAATACGCAATTCTTTATTGAAGCGTTGCGCGAAGCGGGGGTGCCATCGGATGATCCTTCTTTACTGCAGGCGCTGATCTTTGTCAGTCGTTGTCAGAATTTGAAAAGCGAGTTTAACACGATGCCATGGGCTGGAAAAATTAATGATGGCAGTTTCATTTATTCCGCCGCAGGTGGGGGGCAAACCAAAACCTCCGACACCCCAGGTGGCGACTTAACTGGTTACGGCAGCATGACTTACGCTGGAATCAAGAGCATGATTTACTGTGGAGTCAGCAAAAAAGACCCTCGTTATTTGAAAGCAGCCGAATGGATTGCGAAAAACTATACCGTGGATGCCAATCCCGGTATGCCACCAGCACTGTCTCAACGTGGGCTGTACTACTACTATCACACCATGTCGAAAGCATTGGCATTGATGGAAACCGATGTGGTAGTGGATGACAAAGGCGTGAAGCATGAATGGAAAAAAGAGCTACTGACAGCATTGAAAAAACGCCAGAAAATGGATGGTAGCTGGATCAACGAGACCGATCGCTGGATGGAAGGCGATCCTGCACTGGTGACCGGTTATGTGTTAATGACCTTGAGCCAACTGAAATGA
- the tnpB gene encoding IS66 family insertion sequence element accessory protein TnpB (TnpB, as the term is used for proteins encoded by IS66 family insertion elements, is considered an accessory protein, since TnpC, encoded by a neighboring gene, is a DDE family transposase.): MLNLPDSVRVFVATHPVDMRRSFDGLCFLVQQYLGQDPLSGDLFVFRNRRGDCLKLLWWDRDGLAIWYKRLEQGNFLFPKDPSAVLTLTGIDLQLILQGSI, translated from the coding sequence ATGCTGAATCTGCCCGACAGCGTGCGTGTATTCGTGGCCACGCATCCCGTGGATATGCGGCGAAGTTTTGATGGCTTGTGTTTCCTGGTTCAGCAATATTTGGGTCAGGATCCGTTGTCTGGTGATCTGTTTGTCTTCCGCAATCGCCGTGGCGACTGCTTGAAATTGCTCTGGTGGGATCGTGATGGCCTGGCCATCTGGTACAAACGCCTGGAACAAGGCAACTTTCTGTTTCCGAAAGATCCCAGTGCCGTTCTGACGTTGACCGGCATTGATCTGCAACTGATTCTGCAGGGATCGATCTGA
- a CDS encoding IS66 family transposase produces MYDQLYTRQNMTEVACWAHARRKFHEAQITAPLQAARAMVLISKLYRIEKEIKKDLAEQSWELSVQEASRVQIRQEKAIPVLKELHDWLHAEAPKLLPKSPIAKAVNYALRHWQALHRYTEQGYLNIDNNAAERALRVIALGRKNWLFAGSEQGGRNAAIIYSIVQSCLHAGVEPQAYLTDILAKLPTWPKDRLSELSPAAWKPQQFDNNNPTPS; encoded by the coding sequence TTGTACGACCAGTTGTACACCCGGCAAAATATGACCGAGGTGGCGTGCTGGGCACATGCGCGGCGCAAGTTTCATGAGGCCCAGATTACGGCACCGCTGCAGGCTGCGCGGGCCATGGTGCTGATCAGCAAACTGTATCGGATTGAAAAGGAGATTAAGAAGGATCTGGCTGAGCAGTCCTGGGAATTGTCTGTGCAGGAAGCGTCTCGAGTGCAGATTCGCCAGGAAAAAGCAATTCCCGTGTTGAAAGAATTGCACGATTGGCTGCATGCGGAGGCACCAAAGTTGTTGCCCAAAAGCCCGATTGCCAAAGCGGTGAACTATGCGTTGCGCCATTGGCAGGCCCTGCACCGATATACCGAGCAGGGGTATTTGAATATTGATAATAATGCCGCGGAGCGGGCATTGCGAGTGATTGCCCTGGGACGCAAGAACTGGCTGTTTGCAGGCAGTGAACAAGGCGGTCGCAATGCAGCCATCATCTACAGCATCGTGCAATCGTGCCTGCACGCGGGTGTGGAGCCGCAGGCCTACCTGACCGATATCCTGGCAAAACTGCCCACCTGGCCCAAGGATCGCCTGAGCGAGCTATCCCCTGCAGCCTGGAAACCTCAACAATTCGACAACAACAATCCCACACCATCCTGA
- a CDS encoding transposase translates to MSESSADHDPSLPVDLGQCHEIIRTISEKYLQQQALIESLQNQINNLMRSGRNQKREYFDPGQGELFEEPEPEPEPVIELEPEPVIEPESPTRRKGHGRKRPLTDLPRQRVVIDLEPEQKTCSCCHQPLTRIGEVISSRYEYKPASIFVMEFARQKYACQRCLDRRPADNNPVPVNDLIRVAEPPANPIPKGNAGPGLLAFILVSKFVDHLPLHRLERLFQRAALKLSRSTMCSWLGDVAQLLEPLYCWMLADLLQSRVIHIDETSLPLQKKDNQRQLHPARMWVAIGDALHPHLIYDFTLSKARRARSTAE, encoded by the coding sequence ATGAGCGAGTCATCGGCTGATCACGATCCTTCTCTACCCGTTGACCTCGGTCAGTGTCATGAAATAATTCGGACAATTTCCGAAAAGTATCTGCAGCAACAAGCACTGATTGAATCCCTTCAGAACCAGATCAACAACCTGATGCGATCTGGTCGGAATCAGAAACGGGAATATTTTGACCCGGGCCAAGGGGAGTTATTTGAAGAGCCGGAACCGGAACCAGAGCCTGTTATCGAACTCGAACCTGAACCAGTTATCGAGCCAGAATCGCCAACTCGTCGCAAAGGTCATGGACGCAAGCGGCCACTGACAGATTTGCCTCGGCAGCGGGTAGTGATTGATCTTGAGCCGGAACAGAAAACCTGCTCCTGCTGTCACCAGCCGCTGACAAGAATTGGCGAAGTGATCAGTAGTCGTTACGAATACAAACCTGCTTCAATATTTGTGATGGAGTTTGCCCGTCAGAAATATGCCTGTCAACGTTGCCTTGATCGCCGGCCTGCGGATAACAACCCTGTACCCGTCAATGACTTGATCCGCGTGGCAGAACCACCTGCAAATCCGATTCCCAAGGGAAATGCTGGACCTGGGTTACTGGCTTTTATTCTGGTCAGTAAGTTTGTTGATCATCTGCCGCTGCACCGGCTCGAACGATTGTTTCAGCGAGCCGCTCTGAAGTTATCTCGCTCTACAATGTGCAGTTGGCTGGGCGATGTCGCGCAATTGCTGGAGCCACTTTATTGCTGGATGCTGGCGGATCTCTTGCAATCCCGGGTAATTCATATCGATGAAACCAGTTTGCCACTGCAGAAAAAAGATAATCAGCGTCAGTTGCATCCCGCCCGCATGTGGGTAGCGATTGGTGATGCACTGCATCCGCATCTGATTTATGACTTCACACTGAGCAAAGCACGCAGGGCCAGAAGCACTGCTGAATGA
- a CDS encoding cytidylate kinase family protein, with product MAHITVIVVTIMVCPRCFQSPLRLPARRVHVGSIAKRVADRLTWTVYNQENLEYLAGNDAAQAELQSELSPEALVWQQNQLQALQQRGGASNSPGSLSLARVIYGLTARGQAIFVGRGAGFYLPPLNCLHVRIIANLADRVQHMQDWLRLTPQQAEDQVLQKDQQRKKYLSEQFGERLSDICAYDLTINSSSLGEETCSDCIIVALNGKRESWDPGSSF from the coding sequence TTGGCCCACATCACGGTGATCGTGGTGACCATCATGGTTTGCCCACGTTGTTTCCAATCGCCATTGCGGTTACCCGCCAGACGGGTGCACGTGGGGAGTATTGCAAAGCGTGTTGCTGATCGCCTCACCTGGACCGTTTACAATCAGGAAAATCTGGAATATCTTGCCGGAAACGATGCTGCTCAGGCGGAGTTGCAAAGCGAACTGAGTCCCGAAGCACTCGTTTGGCAACAAAACCAACTGCAGGCACTCCAACAACGTGGGGGAGCAAGTAATTCGCCTGGAAGCCTGTCGTTAGCACGCGTGATCTATGGTTTGACGGCACGTGGCCAGGCAATTTTTGTGGGGCGGGGTGCTGGATTTTATTTGCCCCCGCTCAATTGTCTGCATGTGCGGATTATTGCTAATCTTGCCGATCGGGTTCAGCATATGCAGGACTGGCTACGCCTGACCCCACAGCAGGCAGAAGATCAGGTTTTGCAGAAAGACCAACAACGGAAGAAATATTTATCAGAACAATTCGGTGAGCGTTTGAGCGACATCTGTGCGTATGACCTCACCATCAATTCCAGTTCACTGGGTGAAGAAACCTGTTCGGATTGCATCATTGTGGCACTCAATGGCAAGCGTGAAAGCTGGGATCCTGGCTCATCCTTTTGA